The Macrococcoides canis genome has a window encoding:
- the pyrH gene encoding UMP kinase: MIETSKYKRVVLKLSGEALAGETGFGINPFVIKSVAKQVAEVAKMDCEIAVIVGGGNIWRGKTGSDLGMDRGTADYMGMLATVMNSLALQDSLEQLDCDTRVLTSIEMKQVAEPYIRRRAIRHLEKGRVVIFAAGIGNPYFSTDTTAALRAAEMEADVILMGKNNVDGVYSADPKLDPNAKKYETLTYIEMLQEGLQVMDSTASSFCMDNDIPLVVFSIMEDGNIKRAIMGEEIGTTITK, from the coding sequence ATGATTGAAACTTCTAAATATAAACGTGTCGTATTAAAGTTAAGTGGAGAAGCACTTGCTGGAGAAACAGGCTTTGGTATTAATCCGTTTGTGATTAAAAGTGTAGCGAAACAAGTAGCAGAAGTAGCTAAGATGGATTGTGAGATTGCTGTAATCGTAGGTGGAGGTAACATATGGCGCGGTAAAACGGGTAGTGACTTAGGTATGGACCGTGGTACTGCTGACTACATGGGTATGCTTGCAACAGTAATGAATTCATTAGCATTACAGGACTCTTTAGAACAATTAGATTGTGACACACGTGTGCTCACTTCTATTGAGATGAAGCAAGTCGCAGAACCTTACATAAGACGTCGTGCGATACGTCATCTAGAAAAAGGTCGCGTCGTAATCTTTGCTGCTGGTATCGGTAACCCTTATTTCTCAACAGATACGACAGCTGCATTACGCGCTGCAGAGATGGAAGCAGATGTCATTCTTATGGGTAAGAATAACGTAGATGGTGTATATTCAGCAGATCCGAAACTTGATCCAAATGCGAAGAAATATGAAACATTAACATATATTGAAATGTTACAGGAAGGCCTGCAAGTGATGGATTCAACAGCAAGCTCATTCTGTATGGACAACGACATTCCACTCGTGGTATTCTCAATTATGGAAGACGGTAATATTAAACGTGCTATAATGGGTGAAGAGATAGGTACTACGATTACAAAATAA
- the frr gene encoding ribosome recycling factor: MTTEILNELKSKMEKSIENLQREFAGIRAGHANANLLDRVSVVYYGAETPVQQLASISVPEPRMLLVTPYDKTSIDDILKAINMANLGVNPTSDGNVIRITVPALTEERRKELVKEAKKEAENSRIAIRNIRRDANDALKKAEKAGDITEDDLKSFSDDVQGETDKFIKKIDELTASKEKDILEV, encoded by the coding sequence ATGACAACTGAAATTTTGAACGAATTAAAATCAAAGATGGAAAAAAGTATCGAAAATCTACAACGTGAATTTGCAGGCATTCGTGCAGGACATGCAAATGCTAATCTGTTAGATCGTGTGTCTGTAGTATACTATGGCGCTGAAACACCAGTTCAGCAATTAGCAAGTATATCAGTACCTGAGCCAAGAATGCTTTTAGTTACACCATATGATAAAACATCGATCGATGATATCTTAAAGGCAATTAATATGGCCAACTTAGGTGTTAACCCGACTTCAGACGGCAATGTAATTCGTATTACAGTTCCAGCTTTAACAGAAGAGCGCCGTAAAGAACTTGTTAAAGAAGCGAAGAAAGAAGCTGAGAATTCAAGGATTGCAATTCGTAACATCCGCCGTGATGCGAACGATGCACTTAAAAAAGCAGAAAAAGCTGGAGATATTACTGAAGATGATTTAAAATCATTTTCTGATGATGTACAAGGTGAAACAGATAAATTTATCAAGAAGATTGACGAATTAACGGCTTCTAAAGAAAAAGATATTCTAGAAGTATAA